One Paroedura picta isolate Pp20150507F chromosome 3, Ppicta_v3.0, whole genome shotgun sequence genomic window carries:
- the LOC143833494 gene encoding uncharacterized protein LOC143833494 isoform X10 — MTEGWVDCPSLGPGWQRREVLRKNGTRPGHSDTYYVSPRGEKIRSRVELTRLLGCSRDLTDFDFKKGIFVEPGAEPAPSVPPATESHRKVKKGSKRRLPSLPEAAPPLKKPPDLQESEPPPDQKPPELELEMPIEPPASTPAQQPEPLAPADPLPPKPHKRRRRKHPPPILAEGKVGDATMLEITPEESIACCASCQGQFPGVMLPSQRRCRWLCPDCRAQRRDFNREQRYYKQVGCGVCQACQMSQDCGICRVCVVRAKSPELRIGIKCLLRRCLKIVKKGLECGMCQACKITEDCGNCHICVRRQKPGMKRQWKCLKRRCLKRKKKIPPKKDGYTSKKLVVKWKPTMERDPGGVPAVRRRQKKQLGTGKEQKKAGRPPKHPTAKLKNSVHTTKSRRNRKCGDCEACQLKTDCGRCDFCRDKPKFGGGNLKRQKCRWRQCLHFAMKRLLPEEWSSPEAEGAAAAGWKVRRRRNAFGGRSRKPARIKQVGRRGAKGRGQKRRAKASFQPEAEELPSVSKPIDLSKVPNRDISDQQPLKLKEEAKEAKELSQNYVKDLRIVPQPAKEKLQIPQPVKEEPEVPCQPTPPTQVPVKESDTRLPAVNLLLATSPRIKQDRTEPGGDHRPLSDSPVLAGLPQSKGPRETQGSEVVVLDDEEDDEVEQLQPIRPPVIMEIYSLGGVQPLGQLDSVLREFLAELNEIPLPAHWEVLPLLGGPDLRLVQRSKHSTMSAAVIHIRPGLFFHVVMRNLLVPPEHELYAKHPARLTTVDEVVDLICDLEAYRLCLGWPAGWHAGERSQACDVLVHSGCCPQCRLNPWPSGSGTR, encoded by the exons CCCGCGCCATCCGTTCCACCCGCTACAGAAAGCCATCGGAAG GTCAAAAAGGGTAGCAAGAGGCGACTTCCTTCTCTGCCAGAAGCCGCCCCTCCGCTCAAGAAGCCACCTGACCTGCAGGAATCTGAGCCACCTCCGGACCAGAAGCCTCCAGAGCTAGAGCTGGAGATGCCGattgagccccctgccagtactCCAGCCCAGCAGCCAGAGCCTCTGGCTCCCGCGGATCCGTTACCCCCCAAACCCCACAAACGACGGCGTCGGAAACACCCTCCCCCAATCCTTGCCGAGGGCAAAGTGGGAGATGCCACCATGCTAGAAATCACCCCCGAGGAATCTATTGC GTGCTGCGCCAGCTGTCAAGGCCAGTTCCCAGGAGTGATGCTTCCATCCCAGAGGCGCTGCCGTTGGCTCTGCCCCGACTGCAGAG CTCAGAGAAGAGACTTCAACCGGGAGCAGAGATATTACAAG CAAGTTGGCTGTGGGGTGTGCCAAGCCTGCCAGATGTCTCAGGACTGCGGCATCTGCAGAGTGTGTGTCGTGCGAGCCAAGAGCCCCGAGCTCCGCATTGGCATCAAATGCCTGCTGCGACGATGCCTGAAGATTGTCAAAAAG GGTCTCGAATGTGGTATGTGTCAGGCCTGCAAAATCACCGAGGACTGCGGGAACTGTCACATCTGCGTGCGGCGGCAGAAGCCGGGCATGAAGCGCCAGTGGAAATGTCTGAAGCGCCGCTGCCTCAAACGCAAG AAAAAAATCCCTCCCAAGAAGGACGGCTACACCTCCAAGAAGCTTGTGGTG AAATGGAAGCCTACCATGGAACGGGATCCTGGAGGCGTCCCCGCAGTACGGCGTAGG CAGAAGAAGCAGTTGGGTACAGGGAAAGAGCAGAAGAAGGCTGGCCGTCCACCCAAGCATCCCACAGCCAAGCTCAAGAACAGTGTG CACACCACGAAGAGCCGACGGAACCGGAAGTGCGGCGACTGTGAAGCCTGCCAGCTGAAAACCGACTGCGGCCGCTGCGACTTCTGCCGGGACAAGCCCAAGTTCGGCGGGGGTAACCTCAAGCGCCAGAAGTGCCGCTGGAGACAGTGCCTCCATTTTGCGATG aAGCGGCTGCTTCCCGAGGAGTGGAGCAGCCcagaggcggagggggcggcagCAGCGGGATGGAaggtcaggaggaggaggaacgcCTTCGGCGGCCGCAGCCGCAAGCCGGCCAGGATCAAGCAGGTGGGGCGGCGGGGAGCCAAGGGGCGTGGCCAGAAGCGCCGGGCAAAAGCCAGCTTCCAGCCAGAG GCCGAGGAGCTGCCGTCCGTCAGCAAGCCGATCGATCTGTCCAAGGTGCCAAACCGAGATATTTCTGACCAACAACCACTGAAGCTAAAGGAGGAGGCAAAGGAGGCAAAGGAGTTGTCTCAAAACTACGTGAAGGACCTCCGCATCGTACCACAGCCAGCCAAGGAGAAGCTGCAGATACCACAGCCAGTCAAAGAGGAGCCAGAAGTCCCctgccaacccaccccacccactcagGTCCCGGTGAAG GAATCAGATACCAGGTTACCTGCTGTTAACCTCCTCCTTGCTACATCTCCCAGGATCAAGCAAGATCGCACAGAACCGGGTGGGGACCATCGCCCGTTGAGTGATTCACCG GTGTTGGCGGGGCTGCCCCAGTCTAAGGGCCCCAGGGAGACGCAAGGCAGCGAGGTGGTCGTGCTGGATGACGAAGAGGACGACGAAGTGGAGCAGCTGCAACCGATACGCCCCCCGGTG ATAATGGAGATCTACAGTCTGGGCGGCGTGCAGCCCCTGGGCCAGCTGGACAGCGTCCTGCGCGAGTTCCTGGCCGAACTGAACGAGATCCCGCTCCCCGctcactgggaggtgctgccccTGCTGGGCGGCCCAGACCTGCGCCTGGTGCAGCGCTCGAAACATTCCACCATGTCGGCGGCGGTCATCCACATCCGCCCAGGCCTCTTCTTCCACGTGGTGATGCGGAACCTCCTCGTGCCCCCCGAACACGAACTCTACGCCAAGCACCCCGCCCGCCTCACCACGGTCGACGAAGTGGTGGATCTGATCTGCGACCTGGAGGCCTACCGGCTGTGCCTTGGCTGGCCGGCAGGCTGGCACGCCGGCGAACGCTCCCAGGCCTGCGACGTCCTGGTGCATTCGGGCTGCTGCCCGCAGTGCCGGCTGAACCCCTGGCCGTCAGGGAGCGGGACCCGCTGA
- the LOC143833494 gene encoding uncharacterized protein LOC143833494 isoform X8, translating into MTEGWVDCPSLGPGWQRREVLRKNGTRPGHSDTYYVSPRGEKIRSRVELTRLLGCSRDLTDFDFKKGIFVEPGAEPAPSVPPATESHRKVKKGSKRRLPSLPEAAPPLKKPPDLQESEPPPDQKPPELELEMPIEPPASTPAQQPEPLAPADPLPPKPHKRRRRKHPPPILAEGKVGDATMLEITPEESIACCASCQGQFPGVMLPSQRRCRWLCPDCRAQRRDFNREQRYYKQVGCGVCQACQMSQDCGICRVCVVRAKSPELRIGIKCLLRRCLKIVKKGLECGMCQACKITEDCGNCHICVRRQKPGMKRQWKCLKRRCLKRKKKIPPKKDGYTSKKLVVEASPPKDASTSARQQLKRPASATKWKPTMERDPGGVPAVRRRKKQLGTGKEQKKAGRPPKHPTAKLKNSVHTTKSRRNRKCGDCEACQLKTDCGRCDFCRDKPKFGGGNLKRQKCRWRQCLHFAMKRLLPEEWSSPEAEGAAAAGWKVRRRRNAFGGRSRKPARIKQVGRRGAKGRGQKRRAKASFQPEAEELPSVSKPIDLSKVPNRDISDQQPLKLKEEAKEAKELSQNYVKDLRIVPQPAKEKLQIPQPVKEEPEVPCQPTPPTQVPVKESDTRLPAVNLLLATSPRIKQDRTEPGGDHRPLSDSPVLAGLPQSKGPRETQGSEVVVLDDEEDDEVEQLQPIRPPVIMEIYSLGGVQPLGQLDSVLREFLAELNEIPLPAHWEVLPLLGGPDLRLVQRSKHSTMSAAVIHIRPGLFFHVVMRNLLVPPEHELYAKHPARLTTVDEVVDLICDLEAYRLCLGWPAGWHAGERSQACDVLVHSGCCPQCRLNPWPSGSGTR; encoded by the exons CCCGCGCCATCCGTTCCACCCGCTACAGAAAGCCATCGGAAG GTCAAAAAGGGTAGCAAGAGGCGACTTCCTTCTCTGCCAGAAGCCGCCCCTCCGCTCAAGAAGCCACCTGACCTGCAGGAATCTGAGCCACCTCCGGACCAGAAGCCTCCAGAGCTAGAGCTGGAGATGCCGattgagccccctgccagtactCCAGCCCAGCAGCCAGAGCCTCTGGCTCCCGCGGATCCGTTACCCCCCAAACCCCACAAACGACGGCGTCGGAAACACCCTCCCCCAATCCTTGCCGAGGGCAAAGTGGGAGATGCCACCATGCTAGAAATCACCCCCGAGGAATCTATTGC GTGCTGCGCCAGCTGTCAAGGCCAGTTCCCAGGAGTGATGCTTCCATCCCAGAGGCGCTGCCGTTGGCTCTGCCCCGACTGCAGAG CTCAGAGAAGAGACTTCAACCGGGAGCAGAGATATTACAAG CAAGTTGGCTGTGGGGTGTGCCAAGCCTGCCAGATGTCTCAGGACTGCGGCATCTGCAGAGTGTGTGTCGTGCGAGCCAAGAGCCCCGAGCTCCGCATTGGCATCAAATGCCTGCTGCGACGATGCCTGAAGATTGTCAAAAAG GGTCTCGAATGTGGTATGTGTCAGGCCTGCAAAATCACCGAGGACTGCGGGAACTGTCACATCTGCGTGCGGCGGCAGAAGCCGGGCATGAAGCGCCAGTGGAAATGTCTGAAGCGCCGCTGCCTCAAACGCAAG AAAAAAATCCCTCCCAAGAAGGACGGCTACACCTCCAAGAAGCTTGTGGTG GAAGCGTCCCCACCAAAGGATGCCTCCACGTCAGCACGACAACAGCTGAAGCGGCCTGCGTCAGCAACA AAATGGAAGCCTACCATGGAACGGGATCCTGGAGGCGTCCCCGCAGTACGGCGTAGG AAGAAGCAGTTGGGTACAGGGAAAGAGCAGAAGAAGGCTGGCCGTCCACCCAAGCATCCCACAGCCAAGCTCAAGAACAGTGTG CACACCACGAAGAGCCGACGGAACCGGAAGTGCGGCGACTGTGAAGCCTGCCAGCTGAAAACCGACTGCGGCCGCTGCGACTTCTGCCGGGACAAGCCCAAGTTCGGCGGGGGTAACCTCAAGCGCCAGAAGTGCCGCTGGAGACAGTGCCTCCATTTTGCGATG aAGCGGCTGCTTCCCGAGGAGTGGAGCAGCCcagaggcggagggggcggcagCAGCGGGATGGAaggtcaggaggaggaggaacgcCTTCGGCGGCCGCAGCCGCAAGCCGGCCAGGATCAAGCAGGTGGGGCGGCGGGGAGCCAAGGGGCGTGGCCAGAAGCGCCGGGCAAAAGCCAGCTTCCAGCCAGAG GCCGAGGAGCTGCCGTCCGTCAGCAAGCCGATCGATCTGTCCAAGGTGCCAAACCGAGATATTTCTGACCAACAACCACTGAAGCTAAAGGAGGAGGCAAAGGAGGCAAAGGAGTTGTCTCAAAACTACGTGAAGGACCTCCGCATCGTACCACAGCCAGCCAAGGAGAAGCTGCAGATACCACAGCCAGTCAAAGAGGAGCCAGAAGTCCCctgccaacccaccccacccactcagGTCCCGGTGAAG GAATCAGATACCAGGTTACCTGCTGTTAACCTCCTCCTTGCTACATCTCCCAGGATCAAGCAAGATCGCACAGAACCGGGTGGGGACCATCGCCCGTTGAGTGATTCACCG GTGTTGGCGGGGCTGCCCCAGTCTAAGGGCCCCAGGGAGACGCAAGGCAGCGAGGTGGTCGTGCTGGATGACGAAGAGGACGACGAAGTGGAGCAGCTGCAACCGATACGCCCCCCGGTG ATAATGGAGATCTACAGTCTGGGCGGCGTGCAGCCCCTGGGCCAGCTGGACAGCGTCCTGCGCGAGTTCCTGGCCGAACTGAACGAGATCCCGCTCCCCGctcactgggaggtgctgccccTGCTGGGCGGCCCAGACCTGCGCCTGGTGCAGCGCTCGAAACATTCCACCATGTCGGCGGCGGTCATCCACATCCGCCCAGGCCTCTTCTTCCACGTGGTGATGCGGAACCTCCTCGTGCCCCCCGAACACGAACTCTACGCCAAGCACCCCGCCCGCCTCACCACGGTCGACGAAGTGGTGGATCTGATCTGCGACCTGGAGGCCTACCGGCTGTGCCTTGGCTGGCCGGCAGGCTGGCACGCCGGCGAACGCTCCCAGGCCTGCGACGTCCTGGTGCATTCGGGCTGCTGCCCGCAGTGCCGGCTGAACCCCTGGCCGTCAGGGAGCGGGACCCGCTGA
- the LOC143833494 gene encoding uncharacterized protein LOC143833494 isoform X11 has product MTEGWVDCPSLGPGWQRREVLRKNGTRPGHSDTYYVSPRGEKIRSRVELTRLLGCSRDLTDFDFKKGIFVEPGAEPAPSVPPATESHRKVKKGSKRRLPSLPEAAPPLKKPPDLQESEPPPDQKPPELELEMPIEPPASTPAQQPEPLAPADPLPPKPHKRRRRKHPPPILAEGKVGDATMLEITPEESIACCASCQGQFPGVMLPSQRRCRWLCPDCRAQRRDFNREQRYYKQVGCGVCQACQMSQDCGICRVCVVRAKSPELRIGIKCLLRRCLKIVKKGLECGMCQACKITEDCGNCHICVRRQKPGMKRQWKCLKRRCLKRKKKIPPKKDGYTSKKLVVKWKPTMERDPGGVPAVRRRKKQLGTGKEQKKAGRPPKHPTAKLKNSVHTTKSRRNRKCGDCEACQLKTDCGRCDFCRDKPKFGGGNLKRQKCRWRQCLHFAMKRLLPEEWSSPEAEGAAAAGWKVRRRRNAFGGRSRKPARIKQVGRRGAKGRGQKRRAKASFQPEAEELPSVSKPIDLSKVPNRDISDQQPLKLKEEAKEAKELSQNYVKDLRIVPQPAKEKLQIPQPVKEEPEVPCQPTPPTQVPVKESDTRLPAVNLLLATSPRIKQDRTEPGGDHRPLSDSPVLAGLPQSKGPRETQGSEVVVLDDEEDDEVEQLQPIRPPVIMEIYSLGGVQPLGQLDSVLREFLAELNEIPLPAHWEVLPLLGGPDLRLVQRSKHSTMSAAVIHIRPGLFFHVVMRNLLVPPEHELYAKHPARLTTVDEVVDLICDLEAYRLCLGWPAGWHAGERSQACDVLVHSGCCPQCRLNPWPSGSGTR; this is encoded by the exons CCCGCGCCATCCGTTCCACCCGCTACAGAAAGCCATCGGAAG GTCAAAAAGGGTAGCAAGAGGCGACTTCCTTCTCTGCCAGAAGCCGCCCCTCCGCTCAAGAAGCCACCTGACCTGCAGGAATCTGAGCCACCTCCGGACCAGAAGCCTCCAGAGCTAGAGCTGGAGATGCCGattgagccccctgccagtactCCAGCCCAGCAGCCAGAGCCTCTGGCTCCCGCGGATCCGTTACCCCCCAAACCCCACAAACGACGGCGTCGGAAACACCCTCCCCCAATCCTTGCCGAGGGCAAAGTGGGAGATGCCACCATGCTAGAAATCACCCCCGAGGAATCTATTGC GTGCTGCGCCAGCTGTCAAGGCCAGTTCCCAGGAGTGATGCTTCCATCCCAGAGGCGCTGCCGTTGGCTCTGCCCCGACTGCAGAG CTCAGAGAAGAGACTTCAACCGGGAGCAGAGATATTACAAG CAAGTTGGCTGTGGGGTGTGCCAAGCCTGCCAGATGTCTCAGGACTGCGGCATCTGCAGAGTGTGTGTCGTGCGAGCCAAGAGCCCCGAGCTCCGCATTGGCATCAAATGCCTGCTGCGACGATGCCTGAAGATTGTCAAAAAG GGTCTCGAATGTGGTATGTGTCAGGCCTGCAAAATCACCGAGGACTGCGGGAACTGTCACATCTGCGTGCGGCGGCAGAAGCCGGGCATGAAGCGCCAGTGGAAATGTCTGAAGCGCCGCTGCCTCAAACGCAAG AAAAAAATCCCTCCCAAGAAGGACGGCTACACCTCCAAGAAGCTTGTGGTG AAATGGAAGCCTACCATGGAACGGGATCCTGGAGGCGTCCCCGCAGTACGGCGTAGG AAGAAGCAGTTGGGTACAGGGAAAGAGCAGAAGAAGGCTGGCCGTCCACCCAAGCATCCCACAGCCAAGCTCAAGAACAGTGTG CACACCACGAAGAGCCGACGGAACCGGAAGTGCGGCGACTGTGAAGCCTGCCAGCTGAAAACCGACTGCGGCCGCTGCGACTTCTGCCGGGACAAGCCCAAGTTCGGCGGGGGTAACCTCAAGCGCCAGAAGTGCCGCTGGAGACAGTGCCTCCATTTTGCGATG aAGCGGCTGCTTCCCGAGGAGTGGAGCAGCCcagaggcggagggggcggcagCAGCGGGATGGAaggtcaggaggaggaggaacgcCTTCGGCGGCCGCAGCCGCAAGCCGGCCAGGATCAAGCAGGTGGGGCGGCGGGGAGCCAAGGGGCGTGGCCAGAAGCGCCGGGCAAAAGCCAGCTTCCAGCCAGAG GCCGAGGAGCTGCCGTCCGTCAGCAAGCCGATCGATCTGTCCAAGGTGCCAAACCGAGATATTTCTGACCAACAACCACTGAAGCTAAAGGAGGAGGCAAAGGAGGCAAAGGAGTTGTCTCAAAACTACGTGAAGGACCTCCGCATCGTACCACAGCCAGCCAAGGAGAAGCTGCAGATACCACAGCCAGTCAAAGAGGAGCCAGAAGTCCCctgccaacccaccccacccactcagGTCCCGGTGAAG GAATCAGATACCAGGTTACCTGCTGTTAACCTCCTCCTTGCTACATCTCCCAGGATCAAGCAAGATCGCACAGAACCGGGTGGGGACCATCGCCCGTTGAGTGATTCACCG GTGTTGGCGGGGCTGCCCCAGTCTAAGGGCCCCAGGGAGACGCAAGGCAGCGAGGTGGTCGTGCTGGATGACGAAGAGGACGACGAAGTGGAGCAGCTGCAACCGATACGCCCCCCGGTG ATAATGGAGATCTACAGTCTGGGCGGCGTGCAGCCCCTGGGCCAGCTGGACAGCGTCCTGCGCGAGTTCCTGGCCGAACTGAACGAGATCCCGCTCCCCGctcactgggaggtgctgccccTGCTGGGCGGCCCAGACCTGCGCCTGGTGCAGCGCTCGAAACATTCCACCATGTCGGCGGCGGTCATCCACATCCGCCCAGGCCTCTTCTTCCACGTGGTGATGCGGAACCTCCTCGTGCCCCCCGAACACGAACTCTACGCCAAGCACCCCGCCCGCCTCACCACGGTCGACGAAGTGGTGGATCTGATCTGCGACCTGGAGGCCTACCGGCTGTGCCTTGGCTGGCCGGCAGGCTGGCACGCCGGCGAACGCTCCCAGGCCTGCGACGTCCTGGTGCATTCGGGCTGCTGCCCGCAGTGCCGGCTGAACCCCTGGCCGTCAGGGAGCGGGACCCGCTGA